One segment of Carya illinoinensis cultivar Pawnee chromosome 1, C.illinoinensisPawnee_v1, whole genome shotgun sequence DNA contains the following:
- the LOC122282805 gene encoding auxin-induced protein IAA6-like — MEKGGLGLEITELRLGLLPGSCGPSLVDKNDKKRVFSEIAEDKNSTTEEKSTQTKSQVVGWPPVCSYRKRNSFQEKDHLKKESKMYVKVSMDGAPFLRKIDLSMHKGYSDLALALEELFDCFGISEALKDADNSEQVPIYEDKDGDWMLVGDVPWEMFIESCKRLRIMKRSEAAKGFGLQLIKGFPKGFIKDVTK; from the exons atggaaaaaggtgGTCTTGGACTAGAAATTACAGAGCTCAGATTAGGTCTGCTCCCAGGTTCATGTGGTCCTAGTTTAGTGGACAAAAATGATAAGAAGAGGGTGTTCTCAGAGATTGCCGAAGACAAGAATAGCACCACTGAAGAGAAAAGTACTCAAACAAAGAGTCAAGTTGTGGGGTGGCCTCCGGTGTGTTCATACCGGAAAAGGAACAGTTTTCAAGAGAAAGATCACCTGAAAAAAGAATCGAAAATGTACGTGAAAGTTAGCATGGATGGGGCGCCTTTTCTGCGCAAGATTGATTTGAGCATGCACAAAGGCTACTCCGATCTCGCTTTGGCATTGGAAGAGCTCTTCGATTGCTTCGGTATCA GCGAGGCGTTGAAGGATGCAGACAATTCCGAACAAGTTCCCATTTATGAAGACAAAGATGGAGACTGGATGCTAGTGGGAGATGTTCCTTGGGA GATGTTCATTGAATCGTGTAAGAGGCTGAGGATCATGAAGAGGTCAGAGGCGGCCAAGGGTTTTGGACTGCAGCTGATCAAGGGTTTCCCCAAAGGCTTTATAAAAGACGTGACTAAATAA
- the LOC122282796 gene encoding auxin-responsive protein IAA1-like, which yields MSPENRKHLPESGSTGLNLKETELTLRMPGETRGDTEIGAKSGTKRGFSQTIDLNHDRSSDVPEHDDRCCDKLENETLAVKPPAAKAQIVGWPPVREFRKNALKSFKFVKVAVDGAPFLRKLDLEMYSSYQELLCAFDNMFSCLTIRNYLNEKKLMDTANGVEYVPTYEDKDGDWMLVGDVPWKMFVESCKRLRLMKSSEEIGLAPRTPQQSASTS from the exons ATGTCACCGGAAAATAGGAAACACTTGCCGGAATCCGGTTCCACAGGACTGAATCTAAAGGAGACCGAGCTGACCTTAAGGATGCCGGGCGAGACACGGGGAGATACAGAGATCGGAGCAAAGTCGGGCACGAAACGTGGATTTTCGCAGACTATTGATCTTAATCATGATAGATCATCAGATGTTCCTGAACATGATGACAGATGTTGTGACAAGCTAGAAAACGAGACCTTGGCTGTAAAACCGCCGGCAGCGAA GGCGCAGATAGTGGGGTGGCCACCGGTGAGAGAATTTAGGAAGAACGCGTTGAAGAGTTTCAAGTTCGTAAAGGTGGCTGTGGATGGAGCTCCTTTTCTAAGAAAACTGGATCTAGAAATGTACAGTAGCTATCAGGAGCTACTGTGTGCTTTTGACAACATGTTCTCCTGCTTGACTATTC GTAATTATTTGAATGAGAAGAAGCTTATGGACACTGCAAATGGGGTGGAATATGTGCCTACTTACGAGGACAAAGATGGTGACTGGATGTTAGTTGGAGATGTACCGTGGAA AATGTTTGTTGAGTCATGCAAACGGCTAAGATTGATGAAAAGCTCAGAGGAAATTGGACTTG CTCCAAGAACACCTCAACAATCTGCAAGCACAAGTTAA
- the LOC122282787 gene encoding cyclin-A2-4-like isoform X1, translating into MREKNLVTAKGQEPTVPLTRARAAAFLASGKLPYLKAPLQLNQKRAPIQQNQKRTLRGNPKGADLDENSNHAPTDACLQRKRRVVLQDVSNICHKGSFGSCLNATKIQAKNIKLVKNSRANISKVGPSDATEGPHFQAGAKANLLQEPKSREVRSSTNFEEKVPLQLSSIRDCGIDDHLLEYQSFGVPSHPQSSPKKGGFYGDVIISSNPDVINIDANYMEPQLCSVYAPDIYNNLRVAELARRPYPNFMETMQRDITQSMRGILVDWLVEVSEEYKLVSDTLYLTVYLVDSFLTQNYIERQRLQLLGISCMLIASKYEEICAPHVEEFCLITDNTYTREEVLELEIQVLKYFGFQLFAPTAKTFLRRFLRAAQASYKTPSLEMEYLSNYLAELSLVDYGFLNFLPSVIAASAVFLARWTLDQSNHPWNPTLKHYSSYNSSDLKTTVIAMQDLQLNTNGCPLSAIRMKYRQQKQFKSVAALSSPKLLETLF; encoded by the exons ATGAGGGAGAAAAACCTTGTTACTGCTAAGGGCCAGGAGCCAACCGTTCCACTTACACGCGCAAGGGCTGCTGCCTTCCTTGCATCTGGAAAGTTGCCTTATCTGAAAGCTCCTCTACAACTAAATCAGAAGCGAGCTCCTATACAACAAAATCAGAAGCGAACTTTGCGAGGAAATCCAAAAGGTGCAGACTTGGATGAGAACAGCAATCATGCTCCCACTGATGCATGTCTTCAGCGCAAGAGGAGGGTTGTGTTGCAGGATGTCAGCAATATTTGCCACAAAGGCTCATTTGGGAGCTGCTTGAATGCAACTAAAATTCAG GCTAAGAACATCAAGCTGGTTAAAAATAGTCGGGCAAACATTAGCAAAGTGGGGCCTTCAGATGCTACAGAAGGCCCACATTTTCAAGCTGGTGCGAAAGCGAACCttcttcaagaacctaaatCAAGAGAAGTTAGAAGTTCAactaattttgaagaaaaggtGCCTCTTCAGTTAAGTAGCATAAGGGACTGTGGCATAGACGATCATCTACTTGAATATCAGAGTTTTGGAGTGCCTTCACACCCTCAAAGTTCCCCAAAGAAAG GTGGCTTCTATGGGGACGTCATTATATCAAGCAATCCAGACGTTATAAACATTGATGCAAATTACATGGAACCTCAATTATGCAGTGTGTATGCTCCTGACATATATAACAATTTACGTGTAGCTGAG CTTGCTCGGAGACCATATCCTAATTTCATGGAAACAATGCAGCGAGATATTACTCAAAGCATGCGAGGGATTCTGGTTGATTGGCTTGTAGAG GTATCTGAGGAATATAAGTTGGTGTCAGATACGCTTTACCTCACAGTTTATCTCGTTGATTCATTTCTGACTCAAAATTATATTGAAAGACAGAGACTTCAACTTCTCGGCATCTCTTGCATGCTAATTGCCTC GAAGTATGAAGAAATTTGTGCACCGCACGTGGAAGAGTTCTGCCTCATTACAGACAACACTTACACAAGAGAGGAG GTATTGGAACTGGAGATTCAAGTGTTGAAGTATTTTGGCTTCCAGCTATTTGCTCCCACTGCAAAAACTTTTCTCAG gAGATTTCTTCGAGCAGCACAGGCTTCTTACAAG ACCCCTAGTCTggagatggagtacttgtccaACTATTTAGCTGAACTTTCGCTAGTTGACTATGGATTCTTGAATTTCCTTCCTTCTGTCATTGCTGCATCAGCTGTGTTTCTTGCCAGATGGACGTTAGATCAGTCAAATCACCCATGG AATCCAACTCTAAAACACTATAGCTCTTACAACTCATCTGATTTGAAGACCACAGTAATTGCCATGCAAGATTTACAGTTGAACACCAACGGTTGTCCTTTGAGTGCTATACGCATGAAATATAGGCAACAAAag CAGTTCAAATCTGTGGCGGCTTTGTCGTCCCCAAAACTGCTTGAAACACTATTCTGA
- the LOC122282787 gene encoding cyclin-A2-4-like isoform X2: MREKNLVTAKGQEPTVPLTRARAAAFLASGKLPYLKAPLQLNQKRAPIQQNQKRTLRGNPKGADLDENSNHAPTDACLQRKRRVVLQDVSNICHKGSFGSCLNATKIQAKNIKLVKNSRANISKVGPSDATEGPHFQAGAKANLLQEPKSREVRSSTNFEEKVPLQLSSIRDCGIDDHLLEYQSFGVPSHPQSSPKKGGFYGDVIISSNPDVINIDANYMEPQLCSVYAPDIYNNLRVAELARRPYPNFMETMQRDITQSMRGILVDWLVEVSEEYKLVSDTLYLTVYLVDSFLTQNYIERQRLQLLGISCMLIASKYEEICAPHVEEFCLITDNTYTREEVLELEIQVLKYFGFQLFAPTAKTFLRRFLRAAQASYKTPSLEMEYLSNYLAELSLVDYGFLNFLPSVIAASAVFLARWTLDQSNHPWNPTLKHYSSYNSSDLKTTVIAMQDLQLNTNGCPLSAIRMKYRQQKFKSVAALSSPKLLETLF; this comes from the exons ATGAGGGAGAAAAACCTTGTTACTGCTAAGGGCCAGGAGCCAACCGTTCCACTTACACGCGCAAGGGCTGCTGCCTTCCTTGCATCTGGAAAGTTGCCTTATCTGAAAGCTCCTCTACAACTAAATCAGAAGCGAGCTCCTATACAACAAAATCAGAAGCGAACTTTGCGAGGAAATCCAAAAGGTGCAGACTTGGATGAGAACAGCAATCATGCTCCCACTGATGCATGTCTTCAGCGCAAGAGGAGGGTTGTGTTGCAGGATGTCAGCAATATTTGCCACAAAGGCTCATTTGGGAGCTGCTTGAATGCAACTAAAATTCAG GCTAAGAACATCAAGCTGGTTAAAAATAGTCGGGCAAACATTAGCAAAGTGGGGCCTTCAGATGCTACAGAAGGCCCACATTTTCAAGCTGGTGCGAAAGCGAACCttcttcaagaacctaaatCAAGAGAAGTTAGAAGTTCAactaattttgaagaaaaggtGCCTCTTCAGTTAAGTAGCATAAGGGACTGTGGCATAGACGATCATCTACTTGAATATCAGAGTTTTGGAGTGCCTTCACACCCTCAAAGTTCCCCAAAGAAAG GTGGCTTCTATGGGGACGTCATTATATCAAGCAATCCAGACGTTATAAACATTGATGCAAATTACATGGAACCTCAATTATGCAGTGTGTATGCTCCTGACATATATAACAATTTACGTGTAGCTGAG CTTGCTCGGAGACCATATCCTAATTTCATGGAAACAATGCAGCGAGATATTACTCAAAGCATGCGAGGGATTCTGGTTGATTGGCTTGTAGAG GTATCTGAGGAATATAAGTTGGTGTCAGATACGCTTTACCTCACAGTTTATCTCGTTGATTCATTTCTGACTCAAAATTATATTGAAAGACAGAGACTTCAACTTCTCGGCATCTCTTGCATGCTAATTGCCTC GAAGTATGAAGAAATTTGTGCACCGCACGTGGAAGAGTTCTGCCTCATTACAGACAACACTTACACAAGAGAGGAG GTATTGGAACTGGAGATTCAAGTGTTGAAGTATTTTGGCTTCCAGCTATTTGCTCCCACTGCAAAAACTTTTCTCAG gAGATTTCTTCGAGCAGCACAGGCTTCTTACAAG ACCCCTAGTCTggagatggagtacttgtccaACTATTTAGCTGAACTTTCGCTAGTTGACTATGGATTCTTGAATTTCCTTCCTTCTGTCATTGCTGCATCAGCTGTGTTTCTTGCCAGATGGACGTTAGATCAGTCAAATCACCCATGG AATCCAACTCTAAAACACTATAGCTCTTACAACTCATCTGATTTGAAGACCACAGTAATTGCCATGCAAGATTTACAGTTGAACACCAACGGTTGTCCTTTGAGTGCTATACGCATGAAATATAGGCAACAAAag TTCAAATCTGTGGCGGCTTTGTCGTCCCCAAAACTGCTTGAAACACTATTCTGA